The Entelurus aequoreus isolate RoL-2023_Sb linkage group LG23, RoL_Eaeq_v1.1, whole genome shotgun sequence genome has a window encoding:
- the LOC133640628 gene encoding gastrula zinc finger protein XlCGF57.1-like, producing MCERTIAEYKEELSRTKEENKRLRQLLEAVFKKPQVVLHRTDVCEKYRPPEQQEGSSSMEQKRSQHLHVKEEEPQPPHFKDEEEESQTPHIENIQSLHVKEEPEDPQPSYVKEEEKQRLSPHFIEEDKRHLISVKSEDDEVKGESEEKREAEPPSSSSTQHMTTEADGDHCGGSQADKLLAPLSDSEDTTSHSPDTDDEHSKDDKTCHTDNTHFTCSHCDKTFKYSCNLKRHMRTHTGEKPFSYSICGKDFTQRDHSKVHIRRHTGEKPFSCSECGKSFVKNTILKEHMRIHTGEKTFYCSECGKSFVTNTNLKVHMRIHTDEKPFSCSICGKDFTRNHHFKAHMRTHTGEKPFSCSICGKDFTKMGNFKVHMRTHTGEKTFSCSTCGKNFSRSDHFNAHMRIHTGEKPFLCSICGKDFTRRNNFKAHMRIHTGEKTFSCSECGKSFVTNANLKLHMRTHTGEKPFSCSTCGKDFSRSDHFNAHMRIHTGEKPFSCSICGKDFTQGSNFKAHMRKHSGEKPYSCSSCNKSFRVQQSCTAHMRTHTGEKVLSCSVCGERLSSRYQCKKHKCAGENSSSK from the coding sequence acgtctgtgaaaaaTATCGTCCACCTGAGCAGCAGGAGGGGTCCTCCAGTATGGAGCAGAAGAGGTCACAGCACCTCCACGTGAAAGAAGAGGAGCCACAACCCCCCCACTTTAAAGATGAAGAGGAAGAGTCACAGACTCCTCACATTGAGAATATACAGTCCCTTCACGTAAAAGAGGAACCGGAGGATCCGCAGCCCTCCTACGTCAAAGAGGAAGAAAAACAGCGGCTGTCCCCCCACTTCATAGAGGAAGACAAGAGACACCTCATcagtgtgaagagtgaagatgatgaggtcaaaggtgaaagtgaggagaagagagaggcggagcctccaagcagcagctcaactcaacacatgacaacagaagctgatggagaccactgtggaggatcacaagcagacaagctcttagctccactatcagatagtgaggacacaacgtcacactctcctgacactgatgatgaacactctaaagatgataagacatgtcacactgacaacacacacttcacatgttctcactgtgacaaaacttttaaatacTCTTgtaatttgaaaagacacatgagaacacacactggagaaaaacctttttcatattcaatctgcggtaaagattttactcaaagggaCCATTCCAAAGTACACATAagaagacacactggagaaaaacctttttcctgctcagaatgtggaaaaagttttgtaaaaaatacaattttaaaagaacacatgagaatacacactggagaaaaaactttttactgctcagaatgtggtaaaagttttgtaacaaatacaaatttaaaagtacacatgagaatacacactgatgaaaaacctttttcatgttcaatctgcggtaaagattttactcgaaaccaccatttcaaagcacacatgagaacacacactggagaaaaacctttttcatgttcaatctgcggtaaagacttTACTAAGATGGGCAATttcaaagtacacatgagaacacacactggagaaaaaacttTTTCATGTTCAACATGTGGGAAGAATTTTTCTCGATCGGACCATTTCAatgcacacatgagaatacacacaggagaaaaaccttttttatgttcaatctgcggtaaagacttTACTCGAAGGAAcaatttcaaagcacacatgagaatacacactggagaaaaaactttttcctgctcagaatgtggtaaaagttttgtaacaaatgcaaatttaaaattacacatgagaacacacactggagaaaaacctttttcatgttcaacatGCGGGAAGGATTTTTCTCGATCGGACCATTTCAatgcacacatgagaatacacacaggagaaaaacctttttcatgttcaatctgcggtaaagattttactcaagggtccaatttcaaagcacacatgagaaaacactctggtgaaaaaccatactcctgttcaagctgcaacaaaagctttcgCGTCCAACAATCTTGtacagcacacatgagaacacacacaggagagaaagtgttgagttgcagtgtgtgtggtgaaagattatcTTCTaggtaccagtgtaagaaacacaagtgtgctggtgagaacagcagcagcaaatga